CCGAGCGCCTCGTAGATCATCCGGGAACCGATCGCCACCTCCAGCGAGTGACGCCAGAAGCGCGTCCGGTTGATCTGCGTTTTCCAGTCTCCCACCAACTTGTAAACTGAGGAATAGAGGGTCAGCGCGGTGACTGTCCGCATCCCAAGGGTCACCACAGCTTGGGTAACGGTTGAGATATTCCGTCCGGCGCCATAGTAGGGAGAGTTGGCGATACGCAATACCTTGGCAGTCATCGCCGGGTCGCGCATCAATACTTTGGCCAGTTCCTGCGAAGAACTGTCCTCTTCGAGTGCCCGAAGGCCCTCCGCGCCTGCGGGAGCGAGGTCAACTACTTGTGGTCGCTCAGGATCTTGGCAAAAATGTCTGTTTGCATAGCCATAGGTCGATACTGGATATATCGGCCATTATGGCGACTTGTTGAGTCTCTCTTGGGAGGTTATTGGCGGGAAAGCTTTGATTCGATCCGGGCCCGTCGGGTGGAAAGCCTTTCCCTCTCAGACTGGCCAAAGGGACACTGTTTTTCGGCCCGAAGGGTGCATTCCAGGGCCCTTTGCAGCTCTCGTGTCCGATGCTCGTAATAAACCGCCAGTTCGATCGAGGCGCGGTACCCCTCACGACTGTCTGCAACCGACAGCTCCTGCCAGATCGATACCGCCTGCGCCCAATCTCCCGCGCGCTTGAGCGCCGAGGCATGGAAAAGCCGTATCTCCGGAGTCATGTCGCCGACAGACTCATCCGCTATCCGCTTGCACAAACTGAGGACCTGAGGCGTACGGTTGCGACGACGGTATACTCGCGACAGCGAATAAAGATCATCGGTCTGATCCAGCACTCCCCCTTCAGTCGCAAATGCCGACGCAACATGCGCCAGCAGGAAATGAAGACTGACTATATCGTGACGGTTGTGTGTCAGCACATCTCCCATCTTGTCGAGCTGCTCGGTGGCCAGCCATTCGAAATAGACCGAGGGAACCAGATAGCCGGGGATATCATCCTGGCGGTGAAACTCGAACAGCCGACGTTCCACATGCGTCAGGTTGCACTCTTTCAACCGTCGTTTGAATAATCTTCGCGCCGAATGCAACAGGTCGATATGTTCGCCATAGATCACTTCGCGCCCAACCCGGTTGACGATCAGCCGGTCCCGCACCACCGGGATATCAAATGCCGCTCCGTTGTAGGTGACCAAACATTTCTCCGGCCCAAACTCGCTCTGTAATACCTCAAGCATCGCCGCTTCGTCCGAGTAATCCGGGATTAGGTACTGCCGCACCTCAAATCCTCCCTCGACC
This genomic interval from bacterium contains the following:
- a CDS encoding ribonuclease H-like domain-containing protein, which translates into the protein MDKPRSLNEKLESVKRLISSPAEVKSAKKSQSRDIPERYGRMAQTLGGELVEHAAGRFVLVRRFYPIDYRHGLVSLDSTLVSPAHPHSSFTALERDGEIDLSRVLYFDTETTGLGGVGIVPFLIGCGSVVEGGFEVRQYLIPDYSDEAAMLEVLQSEFGPEKCLVTYNGAAFDIPVVRDRLIVNRVGREVIYGEHIDLLHSARRLFKRRLKECNLTHVERRLFEFHRQDDIPGYLVPSVYFEWLATEQLDKMGDVLTHNRHDIVSLHFLLAHVASAFATEGGVLDQTDDLYSLSRVYRRRNRTPQVLSLCKRIADESVGDMTPEIRLFHASALKRAGDWAQAVSIWQELSVADSREGYRASIELAVYYEHRTRELQRALECTLRAEKQCPFGQSERERLSTRRARIESKLSRQ